The Pseudarthrobacter sulfonivorans genome includes a window with the following:
- a CDS encoding carboxyl transferase domain-containing protein: protein MATLSSVTDAAQTNMSPNATNQALLAEDLKRRLAKAALGGSEKSRQRHIDRGKLLPRERIDRLLDEGSPFLEIAPLAANGMYHNEAPGAGVIAGIGLVHGRQVLVISNDATVKGGTYYPMTVKKHLRAQEIALENRLPCIYLVDSGGAFLPKQDEVFPDKEHFGRIFFNQAKMSAAGIPQIASVMGSCTAGGAYVPAMSDETVIVRNQGTIFLGGPPLVKAAIGEIVTAEELGGGEVHSKISGVTDHLAENDEHALQIVRDIVATLPRPAAPAWDVAGVVLPPLADPEELYDVVPVDVNAQYDVREVIARLVDGSEFHEFKANYGATLVTGFARLHGHPVGIVANNGVLFSESALKGAHFIELCDQRGIPLIFLQNLSGFMVGKDYEHGGIAKNGAKMVTAVATARVPKLTVVIGGSFGAGNYSMCGRAYSPRFLWMWPASRISVMGGNQASSVLATVKRDQYEARGEEWSAADEEAFKAPIKQQFEDQGSPYYSTARLWDDGIIDPVDTRRVLGMALDVVSRTPLPETSFGLFRM, encoded by the coding sequence ATGGCTACATTGAGCAGCGTCACTGATGCGGCGCAAACAAACATGAGCCCGAACGCCACGAATCAGGCGTTGCTGGCTGAGGATTTGAAGCGCCGTCTCGCGAAAGCGGCCTTGGGAGGGTCGGAAAAGTCCCGACAGCGGCACATTGACCGCGGCAAGTTGTTGCCACGCGAACGCATTGACCGGCTGCTGGATGAGGGCAGTCCGTTTTTGGAGATCGCTCCGCTGGCTGCGAACGGGATGTACCACAACGAGGCCCCGGGGGCCGGGGTCATCGCCGGGATCGGACTGGTGCATGGCCGCCAAGTGCTGGTCATATCCAACGACGCTACGGTCAAGGGCGGCACCTACTACCCGATGACAGTGAAGAAGCATCTCCGGGCCCAGGAAATCGCGCTCGAAAACCGGCTGCCCTGCATCTACCTGGTGGATTCCGGTGGAGCGTTCCTGCCCAAGCAGGACGAGGTGTTCCCGGACAAGGAGCATTTCGGCCGGATCTTCTTCAACCAGGCGAAGATGTCCGCGGCGGGTATCCCCCAGATCGCGTCCGTGATGGGCTCATGTACCGCTGGCGGCGCGTACGTCCCGGCGATGAGCGACGAGACCGTGATCGTCCGCAACCAGGGGACGATCTTCCTGGGTGGCCCGCCGCTCGTGAAGGCGGCCATCGGTGAGATCGTCACGGCCGAGGAACTGGGCGGCGGCGAGGTCCACTCGAAGATCTCCGGTGTCACCGACCATCTGGCCGAAAACGACGAGCATGCCCTGCAGATCGTCCGCGACATCGTCGCCACGCTCCCCCGGCCGGCGGCCCCCGCGTGGGACGTAGCCGGCGTCGTGCTCCCGCCGCTGGCGGACCCGGAAGAACTCTATGACGTGGTTCCCGTTGACGTGAACGCGCAATATGACGTGCGTGAGGTCATCGCCCGGCTGGTGGACGGCAGCGAGTTCCATGAGTTCAAGGCCAACTACGGCGCCACCCTTGTCACCGGTTTCGCCAGGCTCCACGGCCACCCGGTGGGAATCGTGGCCAACAACGGCGTGCTCTTCAGCGAATCCGCGCTCAAGGGCGCACACTTCATCGAGCTGTGCGACCAGCGCGGCATCCCGCTGATCTTCCTGCAGAACCTCTCCGGCTTCATGGTCGGTAAAGACTACGAGCACGGCGGCATCGCCAAGAACGGCGCCAAAATGGTCACCGCCGTCGCCACCGCGCGCGTACCCAAGCTGACCGTCGTCATCGGCGGGTCCTTCGGCGCGGGCAACTACTCGATGTGCGGCCGCGCCTACTCACCCAGGTTTCTTTGGATGTGGCCGGCGTCCCGTATCTCCGTGATGGGCGGAAACCAGGCCTCCAGTGTCCTGGCGACCGTTAAACGCGACCAGTACGAGGCCCGCGGCGAGGAATGGTCCGCTGCCGACGAAGAGGCTTTCAAGGCACCCATCAAGCAGCAGTTCGAGGACCAGGGCAGCCCGTACTACTCCACCGCACGCCTCTGGGACGACGGAATCATCGACCCCGTCGACACGCGCCGTGTCCTCGGCATGGCCCTCGACGTCGTCTCCCGCACCCCACTGCCGGAGACCTCCTTCGGTCTGTTCCGGATGTAA
- a CDS encoding acetyl/propionyl/methylcrotonyl-CoA carboxylase subunit alpha, producing the protein MTTRTFDTVLVANRGEIACRVIRTLRRLGITSVAVYSDADADARHVQEADVAVRIGPAQAAESYLKIEAIIQACNDTGAQAVHPGYGFLSENVDFARALEAAGITFIGPDVQSINMMGDKIRSKNHVIAHGVPVVPGIAEPGLSNEQLVDAADGVGFPLLIKPSAGGGGKGMHVVERAEDLPATLETARRVAKSSFGDDTLFLERLVRSPRHIEVQVLADRHGNTIHLGERECSLQRRHQKVIEEAPAPLLQSLPNGAEIRARIGAAAVDAARSVNYVGAGTVEFLVSDEAPDEFFFMEMNTRLQVEHPVTEEVVRVNGERLDLVEWQVRVAAGEVLTVAQSDVVLEGHAIEARVYAEDPSHGFMPSIGRLLEIREPSGPGVRVDSSLVEGLEVSPHYDPMIAKVIVWNADRGQALGTLDRALADTVLLGVKTNVEYLRLLIADEDVAAGRLDTTLIDRKIAGMPFRTFSSEDLALAAHALTGSQPDAPGPWGAGDGWRVGRHATSSIQLEVDGQTHTVTASRDTEGQTFGIDGELFRVKSLADGSASVNGARRRVATATSADGTAWLGIDGWGGSARQLSRQEQLQRGLASLKRDAGTASPEVRSPMPGTVIAVEVADLDLVEEGQPLLSIEAMKMEHQLNAPISGIVRLSLKVGDLVKAAQIVATVEPLSLDTTDANPHDTVEAAAQELEEAKG; encoded by the coding sequence ATGACCACCAGAACCTTCGACACCGTGTTGGTCGCCAACCGCGGTGAAATCGCCTGCCGCGTCATCCGGACCCTGCGCCGCCTCGGAATCACGTCCGTCGCTGTGTACTCGGACGCCGACGCCGACGCCCGCCACGTACAGGAGGCGGACGTTGCCGTCCGGATCGGCCCCGCCCAGGCGGCAGAAAGCTACCTGAAGATCGAGGCCATCATCCAGGCCTGCAACGACACCGGCGCCCAGGCCGTGCACCCCGGCTACGGCTTCCTCAGCGAGAACGTCGACTTTGCCCGCGCCCTGGAGGCAGCAGGCATCACCTTCATCGGCCCGGACGTGCAGTCCATCAACATGATGGGAGACAAGATCCGGTCCAAGAACCACGTAATCGCGCACGGCGTTCCCGTGGTCCCGGGAATCGCCGAACCAGGACTGAGCAATGAGCAACTGGTCGACGCCGCGGACGGCGTCGGCTTCCCGCTGCTCATCAAACCCTCCGCAGGCGGCGGCGGCAAGGGCATGCACGTAGTGGAACGGGCCGAGGACCTGCCAGCCACCCTGGAAACAGCCCGGCGCGTGGCCAAGAGCTCCTTCGGAGACGACACACTCTTCCTGGAACGCCTGGTCCGCTCCCCCCGGCACATCGAGGTCCAGGTCCTCGCCGACCGCCACGGCAACACCATCCACCTGGGCGAACGTGAATGTTCCCTGCAACGCCGGCACCAGAAGGTCATCGAAGAGGCCCCCGCACCGCTGCTGCAGAGCCTGCCGAACGGCGCCGAGATCCGGGCACGGATCGGTGCGGCGGCCGTTGACGCGGCCCGTTCCGTGAACTACGTGGGCGCCGGCACCGTGGAGTTCCTGGTCTCCGACGAGGCCCCCGACGAGTTCTTCTTCATGGAAATGAACACCCGTCTCCAGGTGGAGCATCCCGTCACCGAAGAGGTCGTCCGCGTCAACGGCGAACGGCTGGACCTGGTCGAATGGCAGGTCCGCGTCGCAGCCGGTGAGGTCCTCACCGTCGCGCAGTCCGACGTCGTACTCGAAGGACACGCGATCGAAGCGCGCGTCTACGCCGAAGACCCTTCCCACGGTTTCATGCCGTCGATCGGCCGGCTGCTCGAGATCCGTGAACCCTCCGGTCCCGGCGTCAGAGTGGACAGCTCCCTGGTTGAGGGTCTGGAGGTCTCGCCGCACTATGACCCTATGATCGCCAAGGTCATCGTCTGGAACGCAGACCGCGGACAGGCCCTGGGCACCCTGGACCGGGCCCTTGCCGATACAGTCCTGCTGGGTGTGAAAACCAACGTCGAGTACCTGCGGCTGCTCATCGCCGACGAGGACGTCGCCGCGGGGCGGCTCGATACGACCCTGATCGACCGCAAAATCGCCGGCATGCCGTTCCGGACTTTCAGCAGCGAAGACCTTGCCCTCGCCGCCCACGCATTGACCGGCAGCCAGCCGGATGCTCCCGGACCCTGGGGCGCCGGGGACGGCTGGCGGGTGGGCCGTCATGCGACGTCGTCGATCCAGCTGGAAGTCGACGGCCAGACACACACCGTCACCGCCAGCCGCGACACGGAGGGGCAGACATTCGGCATCGACGGGGAATTGTTCCGCGTCAAGTCCCTGGCCGACGGTTCAGCCTCCGTGAACGGCGCCCGAAGGCGGGTCGCTACCGCCACCTCCGCCGACGGCACCGCGTGGCTGGGCATCGATGGCTGGGGCGGGTCCGCACGGCAGCTCAGCCGCCAGGAACAGCTCCAGCGCGGGCTCGCCTCCCTGAAACGCGACGCCGGCACAGCCTCCCCCGAAGTCCGTTCACCCATGCCGGGCACCGTCATCGCGGTGGAAGTCGCCGATCTCGACCTCGTGGAGGAAGGGCAACCGCTGCTCTCCATCGAGGCGATGAAGATGGAGCACCAACTCAACGCACCCATCTCCGGAATCGTACGGCTAAGCCTGAAAGTGGGAGACCTGGTCAAAGCCGCGCAGATCGTGGCAACCGTGGAACCGCTCTCCCTGGACACCACGGACGCAAACCCTCACGACACCGTCGAAGCAGCCGCACAAGAACTCGAAGAAGCGAAGGGATAA
- a CDS encoding MaoC family dehydratase yields the protein MDTTEIKRIQQRGLYLDELEEGAVYAHRPGRTLTETDNVLFTSLTMNNQGLHLDAAWSATQPFGQRLMNSLFTLGTMIGQSVPQMTEGTIIGQLGLTDVRFPHPMFHGDTLYTETEVTEVRLSASRPGQGVVGMKHTGRNQDGVVVAEATRSCLMWTRDAHEALMPAEKE from the coding sequence ATGGACACCACTGAGATCAAACGCATTCAACAGCGCGGACTCTACCTTGATGAGCTGGAGGAGGGCGCGGTCTACGCCCACCGGCCAGGGCGCACCCTCACGGAAACGGACAACGTCCTCTTCACCTCGCTGACCATGAACAACCAAGGCCTGCACCTCGATGCCGCATGGAGCGCCACCCAGCCCTTCGGCCAGAGACTCATGAACTCCCTCTTCACCCTGGGCACCATGATCGGCCAGTCCGTTCCCCAGATGACCGAGGGCACCATCATCGGCCAGCTCGGCCTGACGGACGTCCGCTTCCCACACCCAATGTTCCACGGCGACACCCTCTACACCGAAACAGAGGTGACCGAGGTCCGGCTGTCAGCATCCCGCCCGGGACAAGGAGTAGTGGGCATGAAGCACACCGGACGGAACCAGGATGGCGTCGTCGTAGCCGAAGCAACGCGCTCGTGCCTGATGTGGACCCGCGATGCCCACGAGGCCCTCATGCCCGCGGAAAAGGAGTAG
- a CDS encoding HpcH/HpaI aldolase/citrate lyase family protein, which produces MGPALLFCPASRPDRYGKAMDRADAVILDLEDAVAPQDREEARQSLIANPMDPDRTVVRINPAGSDDFAQDLRALQQTRYKHVMLAKTEEPESLAQLADYSIVALCETAKGIINAPAIAAAPNVVALMWGAEDMIASLGGTSSRRPDGQYRDVALHARSHVLLAAGAAGKAALDSVYVDIADLAGLKEECDDAIASGFTAKASIHPSQMPVIRAAYTPTQTEVEQAQRMLAAAEQTGGVFTFEGRMVDEPVLRHARKTLSRAGLADGQDQMTVPATGSVSDSRAVR; this is translated from the coding sequence ATGGGCCCGGCGCTCCTCTTCTGCCCTGCAAGTCGTCCAGACCGCTACGGCAAGGCGATGGACCGGGCCGACGCCGTCATCCTGGACCTCGAAGACGCCGTGGCCCCACAGGACCGAGAAGAGGCGCGGCAGTCCCTCATAGCGAACCCTATGGATCCGGACCGGACCGTCGTCAGGATCAACCCTGCGGGTAGCGACGACTTCGCGCAGGACCTACGAGCCTTGCAGCAGACCCGGTACAAGCACGTCATGCTCGCCAAGACCGAAGAACCGGAGTCACTGGCCCAACTGGCGGACTACTCCATAGTGGCCCTGTGCGAAACGGCCAAAGGCATCATCAACGCGCCGGCCATCGCGGCCGCCCCCAACGTGGTGGCCCTCATGTGGGGCGCTGAAGACATGATCGCCTCACTCGGAGGCACATCCAGCCGCAGGCCCGACGGACAGTACCGTGACGTCGCCCTGCACGCCCGTTCACACGTGCTGCTCGCCGCAGGAGCGGCCGGAAAGGCCGCCCTGGACTCCGTCTACGTGGACATCGCTGACCTCGCCGGCCTCAAGGAGGAATGCGACGACGCCATCGCTTCCGGCTTCACCGCGAAAGCATCCATCCACCCCAGCCAGATGCCCGTCATCCGGGCAGCATACACACCCACCCAGACGGAGGTGGAGCAAGCCCAGCGCATGCTCGCCGCAGCGGAGCAAACCGGCGGGGTCTTCACCTTCGAAGGACGCATGGTCGACGAGCCAGTTCTTCGGCACGCCCGCAAAACGCTCTCACGAGCCGGGCTTGCGGATGGCCAAGACCAGATGACGGTTCCAGCAACCGGGTCGGTGTCCGACTCGCGAGCCGTCAGGTAA
- a CDS encoding enoyl-CoA hydratase/isomerase family protein — protein sequence MTTSNRLTVIHESPAYWRVLIDNPPINLWDPTMFAEMNVLMDDIENDADLKIIVFESTNEDFFVNHHDLANREVPDHPGAKPFSYWPTFVTRLAQSSVLSVAKVRGRARAQGFEFALACDIRFASRERAAFALVEVAGASVPGGGGVEWVSALAGRSRALEVVLGADDFDADTAERYGFINRSIPDSELDAFVDAFAQRIARFEKRALELGKKMVNARAGVPSEADLWTSNHVLAAVNEWPEGAAALTKLNAAGFGQVGEFELNLGQRMGNLPSA from the coding sequence ATGACCACCAGCAACCGTCTAACTGTCATCCACGAGTCGCCCGCCTATTGGCGCGTACTCATCGACAATCCCCCGATCAATCTTTGGGACCCGACGATGTTCGCGGAAATGAACGTCCTCATGGACGACATCGAGAATGATGCCGATCTCAAGATCATTGTTTTCGAGAGCACAAATGAGGACTTCTTCGTAAACCACCACGATCTAGCGAACCGAGAGGTCCCGGATCATCCGGGCGCGAAGCCCTTCTCCTATTGGCCGACCTTCGTGACTCGGCTTGCCCAGTCATCCGTACTTAGCGTCGCAAAGGTGCGGGGTCGCGCCCGGGCGCAAGGATTTGAGTTCGCCCTGGCCTGTGACATTCGCTTCGCATCGCGGGAACGGGCGGCCTTCGCACTGGTGGAAGTCGCGGGCGCTTCGGTACCGGGCGGCGGCGGCGTCGAATGGGTCTCCGCACTAGCGGGACGTTCGCGGGCACTTGAGGTCGTCCTCGGCGCGGACGACTTCGACGCCGACACCGCCGAGCGTTACGGCTTCATCAACCGATCCATCCCCGACAGCGAACTCGACGCGTTCGTCGACGCCTTCGCCCAGCGCATTGCGCGTTTCGAGAAGCGAGCCCTGGAGCTCGGCAAGAAGATGGTCAACGCGCGCGCCGGCGTTCCGTCCGAAGCCGACCTATGGACTTCGAACCATGTACTCGCCGCGGTCAACGAATGGCCCGAAGGAGCGGCGGCGCTCACCAAGCTCAATGCTGCCGGTTTTGGACAGGTCGGCGAGTTTGAGCTGAACCTCGGTCAGCGAATGGGTAATCTTCCCTCCGCCTAG